One segment of Clavelina lepadiformis chromosome 2, kaClaLepa1.1, whole genome shotgun sequence DNA contains the following:
- the LOC143446131 gene encoding selenocysteine lyase-like isoform X1 has product MLYFDFNATTPLADEVIESIKDALTVGWGNPSSKYDAGLQARMLIEEARNNVAACIGAASRDIIFTSGGSESNNWVIYSAVENYEASCISRSESGETYRKPHIVTTTVEHDSVSAPLQALENKGKADITKVPINKTIGEIVPSDVVAAIQPNTCLVTIMMANNETGTIMPIQEISSAVRRIENKLSSSIMIHTDAAQAIGKIPVNVNELGVDCLTLAGHKFYGPRIGALYVKNLNNKTFHPFILGGGQENGWRAGTENTPMIVGLGKAAALVRDYLNDYTVAMEDSRDYLEIKMAEIFGNKNITFNCKSPNKLPNTCNVSILGKGLEGYKVVKNAKGFCCSTGSACHSGNCEPSKILLSFHVGKDVARNAIRISTGRHTNRKQIDSLVMELRKVVDDLKTTVEKE; this is encoded by the exons atgttgtattttGACTTTAATGCAACGACACCACTTGCAGATGAAGTTATTGAGTCCATAAAAGATGCTTTAACTGTTGGATGGGGTAATCCAAGTAGCAAATATGATGCAG GACTTCAAGCCAGAATGCTTATAGAAGAAGCAAGAAACAATGTTGCTGCATGTATTGGTGCTGCATCTCGAGACATAATATTTACATCTGGTGGAAGTGAATCTAACAACTGGGTAATTTATTCTGCTGTTGAAAACTACGAAGCTTCCTGCATTTCCCGAAGCGAATCAGGAGAAACCTACAGAAAACCTCACATTGTTACCACAACTGTTGAACATGATTCAGTTTCTGCACCTCTGCAAGCTTTAGAAAACAAAGGAAAAGCAG ATATAACCAAAGTTCCCATTAACAAGACAATTGGTGAAATAGTTCCTAGTGATGTGGTTGCCGCAATTCAACCAAATACATGTTTAGTAACCATTATGATGGCCAACAATGAAACTGGAACTATCATG CCCATACAGGAGATTTCGTCTGCAGTTCGTAGAATagaaaacaaactttcttcAAGCATAATGATTCATACTGATGCTGCTCAGGCTATTGGGAAAATTCCTGTTAACGTAAATGAGCTTGGTGTAGACTGCCTAACTCTTGCAGGCCATAag ttttatggTCCAAGGATTGGTGCATTATATGTAAAAAATCttaataataaaacttttcaccCATTTATACTTGGTGGTGGACAAGAAAATGGCTGGAGAGCAGGAACAGAAAATACACCAATGATTGTTGGTTTAGGGAAAGCAGCTGCTTTGGTACGGGATTATTTAAATGATTATACTGTCGCAATGGAAGATTCTAGGGATTACCTGGAAATCAAAATGGCT GAAATCTTTGGGAATAAAAATATAACGTTTAATTGCAAATCACCAAACAAGCTGCCAAATACTTGCAATGTATCAATACTTGGCAAGGGGTTGGAAG GTTACAAAGTGGTGAAGAATGCAAAGGGTTTTTGCTGCAGCACTGGTTCCGCATGTCACTCAGGCAACTGTGAACCATCAAAGATCCTTCTGTCGTTTCATGTTGGAAAAGATGTGGCAAGAAATGCAATTAGGATATCGACTGGAAGACATACCAATAGAAAGCAAATTGACAGCTTAGTCATGGAGCTCAGAAAAGTGGTGgatgatttaaaaacaactgTTGAAAAAGAGTAA
- the LOC143446131 gene encoding selenocysteine lyase-like isoform X2, with product MDCLFAIGLQARMLIEEARNNVAACIGAASRDIIFTSGGSESNNWVIYSAVENYEASCISRSESGETYRKPHIVTTTVEHDSVSAPLQALENKGKADITKVPINKTIGEIVPSDVVAAIQPNTCLVTIMMANNETGTIMPIQEISSAVRRIENKLSSSIMIHTDAAQAIGKIPVNVNELGVDCLTLAGHKFYGPRIGALYVKNLNNKTFHPFILGGGQENGWRAGTENTPMIVGLGKAAALVRDYLNDYTVAMEDSRDYLEIKMAEIFGNKNITFNCKSPNKLPNTCNVSILGKGLEGYKVVKNAKGFCCSTGSACHSGNCEPSKILLSFHVGKDVARNAIRISTGRHTNRKQIDSLVMELRKVVDDLKTTVEKE from the exons ATGGATTGCTTATTTGCAATAGGACTTCAAGCCAGAATGCTTATAGAAGAAGCAAGAAACAATGTTGCTGCATGTATTGGTGCTGCATCTCGAGACATAATATTTACATCTGGTGGAAGTGAATCTAACAACTGGGTAATTTATTCTGCTGTTGAAAACTACGAAGCTTCCTGCATTTCCCGAAGCGAATCAGGAGAAACCTACAGAAAACCTCACATTGTTACCACAACTGTTGAACATGATTCAGTTTCTGCACCTCTGCAAGCTTTAGAAAACAAAGGAAAAGCAG ATATAACCAAAGTTCCCATTAACAAGACAATTGGTGAAATAGTTCCTAGTGATGTGGTTGCCGCAATTCAACCAAATACATGTTTAGTAACCATTATGATGGCCAACAATGAAACTGGAACTATCATG CCCATACAGGAGATTTCGTCTGCAGTTCGTAGAATagaaaacaaactttcttcAAGCATAATGATTCATACTGATGCTGCTCAGGCTATTGGGAAAATTCCTGTTAACGTAAATGAGCTTGGTGTAGACTGCCTAACTCTTGCAGGCCATAag ttttatggTCCAAGGATTGGTGCATTATATGTAAAAAATCttaataataaaacttttcaccCATTTATACTTGGTGGTGGACAAGAAAATGGCTGGAGAGCAGGAACAGAAAATACACCAATGATTGTTGGTTTAGGGAAAGCAGCTGCTTTGGTACGGGATTATTTAAATGATTATACTGTCGCAATGGAAGATTCTAGGGATTACCTGGAAATCAAAATGGCT GAAATCTTTGGGAATAAAAATATAACGTTTAATTGCAAATCACCAAACAAGCTGCCAAATACTTGCAATGTATCAATACTTGGCAAGGGGTTGGAAG GTTACAAAGTGGTGAAGAATGCAAAGGGTTTTTGCTGCAGCACTGGTTCCGCATGTCACTCAGGCAACTGTGAACCATCAAAGATCCTTCTGTCGTTTCATGTTGGAAAAGATGTGGCAAGAAATGCAATTAGGATATCGACTGGAAGACATACCAATAGAAAGCAAATTGACAGCTTAGTCATGGAGCTCAGAAAAGTGGTGgatgatttaaaaacaactgTTGAAAAAGAGTAA
- the LOC143446132 gene encoding small nuclear ribonucleoprotein Sm D3-like has protein sequence MSIGVPIKVLHEAEGHIITCETATGEVYRGKLIEAEDNMNSQMQDVTVTYRDGRTAQLQNIYIRGSQVRFMILPDMLKNAPMLRQVKGGVAGRGKAAILKAQVRGRGRGGSRGGGDRGGYRGGYDRGGWGRH, from the exons ATGTCTATTGGTGTACCAATCAAAGTACTTCATGAAGCTGAAGGCCACATTATTACCTGTGAAACTGCAACTGGTGAAGTTTACAGAGGCAAGCTCATAGAGGCTGAAGATAACATGAACAGTCAG aTGCAGGATGTGACTGTGACATACAGAGATGGGCGAACAGCACAACTGCAAAATATATACATTCGTGGAAGCCAGGTTCGATTCATGATTTTACCTGATATGCTTAAAAATGCTCCCATGTTGAGGCAAGTCAAAGGTGGTGTTGCTGGAAGAGGCAAAGCTGCTATTCTCAAGGCTCAG GTGAGAGGACGTGGGAGAGGAGGATCACGGGGAGGTGGGGATAGAGGAGGTTACAGAGGAGGATATGACCGTGGTGGTTGGGGAAGGCACTAA
- the LOC143446771 gene encoding phosphorylase b kinase gamma catalytic chain, skeletal muscle/heart isoform-like, with protein sequence MAQTELPDVNTAREFYSKYEPKEILGRGVSSCVRRCIHKKTQREYAVKIIDLTDDNNRISEELRNVTHNEINILREVSGHAHIIELVDVFETSTFIFLIFELLKKGELFDYLTEVVKFGEKQTRSMMRSLLEAVLYLHSQNIIHRDLKPENILLDENLQIHLSDFGFSTKFDEGHYYSELYGTPGYMSPEMLKCTVDENHPGYSKEIDMWACGVIMYTLLAGAPPFWHRRQMIMLRRIMEGQYSFPSPDWDDISNSAKDLVSRFLTVDPKLRVTAEGALAHPFFQQVEDTYRYFVKPFHARRKFRVAVYTVIASLRMFLQMQKHRPLRFVIAAGDPYGVKCLRKIIDASAFRVYGHWVKKAADQNRATLFENSSRADQKRLLDLEEAAGSTVVNNGLMISPISSTGNSLFAQTVTS encoded by the exons ATGGCACAAACTGAACTTCCTGACGTCAACACAGCACGTGAATTTTACAGCAAATATGAACCTAAAGAAATTCTTGGAAG GGGTGTTAGCAGTTGTGTACGAAGATGCATACATAAGAAAACGCAGAGGGAGTATGCTGTGAAAATTATTGATTTAACTGATGACAACAACAGAATAAGTGAAGAATTGCGAAATGTTACACACAATGAAATTAATATACTAAGGGAAGTTTCTGGCCATGCTCATATAA TTGAACTAGTTGATGTTTTTGAGACAAGCACATTCATCTTCTTGATATTTGAACT ACTCAAGAAAGGTGAGCTCTTTGATTATCTTACTGAAGTTGTAAAGTTTGGCGAGAAGCAAACTCG GTCAATGATGCGGTCATTGCTAGAAGCTGTTCTGTATCTACACTCTCAAAACATAATTCATAGGGATTTAAAG CCAGAAAATATACTTCTTGATGAAAATCTTCAAATACATCTTTCTGATTTCggtttttcaacaaaatttgatGAAGGCCATTATTATTCTG AACTATATGGAACACCTGGTTACATGTCTCctgaaatgttaaaatgtacaGTTGATGAGAATCACCCTGGTTACAGCAAGGAGATAGATATGTGGGCCTGTGGTGTAATTATGTATACATT ACTTGCTGGTGCCCCTCCCTTCTGGCATAGAAGACAAATGATTATGCTAAGACGGATCATGGAAGGTCAATATTCATTTCCAAGCCCTGATTGGGATGATATAAGCAACTCAGCTAAAGATTTG GTTTCAAGATTTTTGACAGTGGACCCAAAATTAAGGGTGACTGCAGAAGGGGCTTTAGCCCATCCCTTTTTTCAGCAAGTTGAAGATACATATCGATATTTTGTAAAACCCTTTCATGCAAGAAGGAAGTTTCGA GTTGCAGTGTACACTGTTATTGCATCCCTTCGcatgtttcttcaaatgcaAAAGCATCGACCGCTCCGCTTTGTCATTGCCGCTGGCGATCCATATGGTGTGAAATGTTTGCGAAAGATTATTGATGCCTCAGCATTTCGTGTATATGGCCACTGGGTGAAGAAAGCAGCTGATCAAAATCGTGCCACCTTGTTTGAGAATAGTTCGCGCGCTGATCAAAAGCGCTTGTTGGATCTCGAAGAAGCAGCTGGAAGCACTGTTGTTAATAATGGTTTAATGATCAGCCCTATCTCCTCAACTGGAAATAGTCTTTTTGCTCAGACAGTGACCTCTTAA